AATGCGAAGGACTCACCCTGGTCGTGTGTTCATTTACTACTATTTGTTAAGTATTGAGGAGCAATGATTTTCCACGATATTGAAACGTGACTGTTAAGCTAAGTAGatagtttaaaattttgaattacgGTATTATCACCATTTATGTCTTTCAGTGAAATGACAATTTTTTGTTTCTCCTATTGGTATtggaattttaataaaaaaatgtgtTCAACCTACGTTTTCACGAGTCGattttgtgagatatattttttatttgagtcatatacgaaaaatattattttttttatgttaaaatatttttttttttaacgtaAATATAAGCCCGATGgttatattttctattttcataTGTGCTCTATCAACTATGTAGGTATTTGAATATGACGTACTATTTCCAACTCCAATATCGtatcttttaatattatttagtGAGTGAGAGACAAAGATAACGGttttttcttgattattttcctttcaatttttttaacatttattttttaaaagaatagaCAATTGACAGAATATGGTACATAAATTAATAATCTCCATTAAACAATAAATTAATAGTTCCAATGAAAGTAATATTatatacaataaaaaattaagatagtacataaataatttaaatttcgattaaaaaataagaaaaaagtgCTAGTCATATATTCAGaaaatatgcatgtttaccaaatttattgagattgaatatatacatgtatattataatatatgaatagcactttttcttattttttattattattgaaatttaaattatttgtcttatcttaatttttttaatggttTCCAGAAGTTCTGAACTTAATTAATCTATCAAGTGTTTTTAAGACTTCGAATCCTTCATCAATACATAAGCACCCTTATTATATACTAGCCATTATTAGCATATTGGATAAagattaaagaaaatatttttgtagttttaaaaattttggaaaGCGAATATGGTGGTgataaagaaaatatataaatttactaaaaaatgtttttatgatattttgtataaataaaaatatagtacttttataattttaaaatatcattgttggtattttaaaaaaagtatcATGACATCAAAACTTGTTACTCTATATGCCTCAAAATTCAAAAGAGCATGGATACTATAGAATATACATGAATTTACTTTCGTATGTGGTAAGGgattgatattgaataattttgtgtgtcaaataatataatttcatattctatggattttataaatttgatcagtacataataatttcatattctatgcatttgtaattaattaattatagaaTACACACGGAAATGAATTCTTATTAATTTGTAAATTCAATGTATAAAATAGCAAATTATTACTTAAATGATTAATCAAATATTTCTTATATTTATAGAGTAATTTGCATCATCCTAAAAGCCGAAAAATGTAAGAACATTTTGTCGTTACGAATTTGTGGTTTTGGCATCCAAAAAACAAAGAAGTATACAAAGGAcacaaattaattaattggatAAAGCAGCGTTCACGCAACTTTGTGATATGTCTATCAACTTGCCGGTTTTTCTAAGGACTTAAACAAACTCTATAAAATGAGCAAATTAAAGAGTTCAAAATCAAAAAATCAACAAACTTTATATAGTGCTCGATCGCAAGAATGGCCATCACCTACACTTGGAAGCTTGTTCTTGCCTCTCTTTTTATGTTGCAGTTGTGTGGTTATCAAGCCACGGCGCGCACGGTGCCTCATGCGTCGTCAATGGTCGAGAGACATGAGCGATGGATGGCACAATATGGACGTGTATACAGGGATGACTCAGAGAAGGCGGAAAGATTCAAAATATTCGAGAAAAACGTGGAGTACATCGAGTCTTTCAATGAAGCTGGAGTTCGATCTTACAAACTTGGCATCAACAAGTTTGTTGATTTGACTAATGAGGAGTTTCAGGCAGCCCGAAATGGATACAAAAGGGGCTCCCACCCGATATTACCAAAAGTTTCATCTTTCAAATATGCTAACGTGACCGCAGTTCCGCCGAGTGTGGACTGGAGAAAGAGGGGAGCTGTTACAGGCATCAAGGACCAAGGCCAATGTGGTTAGTGAATAGAAAACAGTTGGCCATAGCCAACATCGACTAATCCCGCCTTTCATTTTTCTCGATGAATACCATGTTTTTAGGTAGAAAATTTTCTCTCAAAGAAACAGATTCTCATGAAACAATTAAAAATGCAGGATGCTGCTGGGCATTTTCTGCTGTGGCAGCAACGGAAGGAATCAACCAGCTCACAACAGGGAGACTAGTCTCACTATCCGAACAAGAACTCGTGGATTGTGACACAAGTGAAGACCAGGGATGCAGTGGTGGTCTCATGGACTATGCGTTCGAATACATCATGGGAAACAAGGGACTGACAACCGAATCTAATTATCCCTACCAAGGAGTAGACGGCACCTGCAACACTCAAAAAGAATCATCCCATGTCGCGAAGATAGCAGGACACGAGGACGTTCCAGCCAATAGCGAGTCATCATTGCTAAAAGCGGTGGCACACCAACCTGTATCCGTAGCCATCGATGCTGGTGGATCAGACTTCCAATTCTACTCGAGCGGGGTATTTACAGGAAAGTGTGGAACCGATCTAGACCACGGTGTCACCGCAGTCGGTTACGGGAAAACTAGTGACGGTACAAAGTATTGGTTAGTTAAGAATTCTTGGGGAAGTAGCTGGGGAGAGAGTGGCTATATTAGAATGCAAAGGGGAATTTCTGCTTCAGAGGGTCTCTGTGGTATTGCTATGGAAGCTTCTTATCCAACTGCTTAAAAATGTAACATCCCAAATCTTGATTTTCTTCGTGAAACACTTGGCTCTAATTATGTCAAATCTTATGTAATATATAAGACATTATTATGTGATTCCTCGTCCAACTCTCCAACATGCATTCCACAATTTTACTTCAATTAACGGTACAAAATGCCACGTGAAAAAGAATTACATATTTAAAAGTAAATTTGAATACAGAAAAGTTTTTACAAGAATAAAGTATAGACATAATACCTATATTATTACAAGAAAAAGTGttatcaaatattatttatataaaaacatGGGAGTCTTAGAGTAATTACTTTGTATCACATTTTTAAACACCAAAAATACTTGTATAAtactcaattttatttatttatctttatctgtatattaaaatttgtaaacaaatatatcatcattcataaaaaaagaaaaaatgaaagATAGATAGAAATTCAATAATTTGATAACATTTGGTAAACTATTTCAATGGTATGAATATGCGAACACtaatattgataattaaattcacttatttattataattataagtGTGTGGAAGAATGATCCTCGCAAAAACAAGATATACACGAGTCATATAATATTAAGAacttaattataaaataaaatattaataatgtgATGATAAATCCAAACTAAATCAAATATGAAACGAACAATAAATTTCAACTGAAATTGAAACCGTGAAATCCGAAATTTACATGAAAACTAGCAAGGAATCTGCTCTGTGAACCACTTCATCACCGAAAACGGAGCCTTGATCAGCGAAAGCGCCAGCTCCACGATCACCGTCACACAGATGCAACAAGGGCACAAGCAACTCAGCAGAATTCTGCATTTCCCCTCAAAATCAAAAATCTCTCGATAAAAGTGAAGTAAATCTGTATCAAATCAATGGAGGGGCGTGCTtgcgtgtgtgcgtgtgtgagagagagagagatagaGAAGGGGGAACCGTACCCGACGATCCAGATGACGACTCCGATTATGGAGAGAAGAAGGGCGACGAAGGCGAATGGAAGACCCAACAGAAATCCCAAAGGGCGGCATTGGCAGTCTTCACCACAACTGCAGCACATATTTCTGCAATCTCAATCTTTGTTCGAAGAACGCGTGTGGGTCAACATTGAAACTATATGGTTGTGGACGGATAATGCGAAGCTTCCCAGTAAATTAAATTATAGAATCGACGATGATTAAAAACGCGTTTGAACAAGTCACGTCTATTATCctattaattatttttgaataaatatattgtgaaacggtctcacgaatctttatctgagAAGGGTCAATCCTaacgatattcataataaaaattaatattcttaacataaaaaaataatattttttataaatggcctaaataagatatccgaCCTACGAAATATGACATGGTGTATATTTAAGCTAGTATTTCAAGTAATATAAGTAATTAATAGTAGTATTCAACTAATAAATAACTAACATTCAAACTAAATGAAaggtataatatataataataataaatgaaaaaacaaaataaataatattattagttACATGACATACCAACaagagtgtgtctcatgtgagaccgtctcacggatcttaatctgtgagacaggtcaaccctacccatattcacaataaaagtaatacttttagtataaaaagtaatactttttcatagaagacccaaataagagatccgtctcacgaatacgacccgtgagaccgtctcacacaagtttttacctaccaacaaaacacaatacataatGTATCATTCCAACAACAATACGAAACATATACTAATACATAATGTTGAAAATTGAAACAACATCAACAAATTATCAAATGAACTATTATGACAACCTCTTCTTCTTCAATCATCGATACTCCAAATACGACAATCTTATGTTGTTTCCAAACTAAAATATATCAAACAATTATTTGTGATtgatattaatttaataaacaaTGAAATTGACAAATTTAAACTTTGCCATGTTTAAATATTTGTTCGTTGTTGTCTCTCTTTGGTTACAGGTCTATTCATCTCATTCCTCAAACGAGCTCTTCTATTTCTATCACTTCTTTTTCTTTCACGTGTGACAGGGTTGTGATGCAACTAAAACATGTGTGTATCTCAGTATCATTCATCTGAAACAAGTTGAAATTTTCCTCCGCATGTTGTTAAGTGCTCAGACATGTTATATCATGATTGCACAAGCGCTATCGGGTCTAGCAAATTCCTTTAGCACTTAGCAGTGCAAATAGTATGAGAACATGAGATGCCAAAAATTTTCCATTTACCACACGAACATTCACATTTTACCACTTGCACATATTTCCCAGGACTTGGTCTTCCTGTAGTTGCAACCGAAGTCGTTTGTTCTCCTACACCATATTTCGTAACACAATGCTCGCTCGATCTTCTTGCACATTCATCATACTTCGACATGCATAATCTGGCCATGGTTGATTTTATTGAACCATATGACGACATTTGTGACATGTTCAATGAAGTATTGTACGCACCTCTAAAAGGTCAAGTGTACAGTCGTATAAATAAAAAGTCTACGAGCACCTTTTAACACACTGTTTAAGCACTCTGATATGTTGTTCGTCATCACATCATGACTCCAACTACCGTCATGGGTTAGACTCCATTTCTCCTTGGAACTTCCAACCAAATACCTTTGCACCAAAATTTTATTGTCCTTGATTACCTCTATTGTCACTTCAAATTTACAAATTTAGTGTTCCATACCCGCTTTCCAgtataaatatttcaaatgcACATATTTGAACTTAACATTAAAATTTGTGTGAGGCCCAAGCCCTTGAGCCCAATTATAATCTCGGCCCAACTTTATCCTATAAAACTTATAACCCTTCATTCTTCTCATTTTACACTATACgtcaaaaaaaataattcacTCTTAAaactctctctctctccctcTCTACAAAGAACATGAAGTTCCATCTGAAGGTCTTGTCGATGCTACCTGTGGGAGCAGTGTCCCCACATGATCTGGGCCGTTGATTTTAAAGAATTTGGTGAACCCTGCATATGAATTGGTGGACCCCGCATATGTGTGGTTAAAAGTGGACTTTTGATCTTCTCATGGGGACAGTGCCCCATGAGATAGGGTGAAATATTCCCTGAAAGGATTCAAGTTTTCTTGCAGTCAACCTTGATTTCAATACTAGCAGAATATTGTAAGTCGAACGTGCATTTTCTTGATACGTTTATAATATTATCTTTATGGCATGTTAAGTTTAAATATATGATGTATTGCATGACAACATATTTCAACAAACATTTTGTTATTGTCATGATCTTGTTTGTGAACTTTTCTAGTAAGGTAAAACTAGATACTTATGATCCAACCTAGGAGTTAAGCCAAATATTTATGATCCAGTCCGGGGAGTTAAGCCAGATATTCGATGTGTATTGTTTTCTGTTTTAGATCTACTTGTGAATAAGTTttaatgatatgatatgatatagtaatatgtaaaaatattatattgtttTTAAACTTGAAGATATGCTCCCTCTAATTACTGAGTGACGACCATATAACTTACCCCTTATATTTCATTtcagatgagaatgagatagaAGAGCAAGAATCAACTGTTCGGTTAGGAAATTACTATTTCTTTGTGTATTTGGCATTCATTTGAATAAGTTGAACATTGGGATTGTTTTTTTTGTCATTGGATTGTAAGACAAATTATTTGTTGAATATAAAGTtattttagaataaaaatattgttaagATTCAATGTTCTCGgtcaatttaattattaaatttcaagAACAATGCCGATGTTCATGCTATGCATCTCGgtgcgtgacatttaagtgatATCAGAGCCGGTCATCGGCAAGgaacaccgagaaataagtgTTATGCGGGACAAAGTGCTACATGCATGAGCACCACATCTTGAACCTACGGGGCAAAGTGTTACATTACGGGagtcacctcttgaacctgtaggagccacatCTAGATTCTCTGCGCCTGTGGATCGAGGGGTCAGACCATTACGAGAACGTtgctgataggactcgtttttacgtgttagttttgagtcgcattcatgcatcatattagtttgttttagtttaatttagcattcatttagcattatttagcatttggctgatctcgtgtattttgtggttattttgtaggaataagaCAAAAAAGGGATTTTATATGcagagcgacggttttaaataaACGTCGCCGATCTGAATCGGCAACGGTTCTGTAAACCGTCGCGGATctgaatcggcgacggttatgtaaaccgtcgctgatCTGAATCGGCGACAATTTACTGAAAAGCGGTCGCtattggcgacggttttatcTTAGACCGTCGCTATGCGCGACGAAATCCGAGAAGAtttatttccaaattttatggactctataAAACGACCTAACCGAATACACGAGAAGGCGCCGCGATTTGGAAGGGAGAGCACTGTAGCAGGCGATAGCTCAACGGAACCGGAACAAGAACTCAACAgcgttttctctttactcttttattgtagttaggacttaggggatccgaccccgaaccgttgtttgattatttaattctcgacttttgattcattcttgattgtgctattattttacattgaattgttaaagcctagctaactttaataatatctaatattgtgggtgagttcgagagaataacttgcgataggaacaagtagcataatccgtggatctacaatttacatagagatatgaagttggatacacgttggtagtcatagtccagtagagcgaaaactaagggatttcatagatcgacatgcaattcaccgttagtaaataataaaagagattttattattctttcgtgtagaattagtttagcatagctcgagagagtatgttaattgcttaggaaatcctgtcaaaagcgtaaatcagtgtcgatattaagtaattaaattaacgacgggtaggtgaaccgagatcctaacactcgcttatttattattttagtttatattatttttaatgtgtttgtttcaatttagtgttttagtattaatttagttaataagtaattcaattgtcgttttaattaattaacgaatttaatttaaagtaaatttgtctaatcaatctctgtgggatcgatactcgtactcttatacgttttactataacttgacatcgtgcacttgcgattatttcgagcttgaatttttatttatttttattggagattttactgtgcaagttttgctcgatcaagtttttggcgccgttgccggggattgaaattgacaaatttttctttttgttattttctttagttaatttaattttttttagttatttattttattttattcctgCGTGATCTACCGTTttctattttctttttgcaGGAAATTTTCTTGTGCAATACTTTGAGATGTTTCATCGAAAAGTATTCACAAGATTTGCCCA
This is a stretch of genomic DNA from Primulina eburnea isolate SZY01 chromosome 11, ASM2296580v1, whole genome shotgun sequence. It encodes these proteins:
- the LOC140804768 gene encoding senescence-specific cysteine protease SAG39-like; the encoded protein is MAITYTWKLVLASLFMLQLCGYQATARTVPHASSMVERHERWMAQYGRVYRDDSEKAERFKIFEKNVEYIESFNEAGVRSYKLGINKFVDLTNEEFQAARNGYKRGSHPILPKVSSFKYANVTAVPPSVDWRKRGAVTGIKDQGQCGCCWAFSAVAATEGINQLTTGRLVSLSEQELVDCDTSEDQGCSGGLMDYAFEYIMGNKGLTTESNYPYQGVDGTCNTQKESSHVAKIAGHEDVPANSESSLLKAVAHQPVSVAIDAGGSDFQFYSSGVFTGKCGTDLDHGVTAVGYGKTSDGTKYWLVKNSWGSSWGESGYIRMQRGISASEGLCGIAMEASYPTA
- the LOC140804897 gene encoding signaling peptide TAXIMIN 1-like, encoding MCCSCGEDCQCRPLGFLLGLPFAFVALLLSIIGVVIWIVGILLSCLCPCCICVTVIVELALSLIKAPFSVMKWFTEQIPC